From Watersipora subatra chromosome 8, tzWatSuba1.1, whole genome shotgun sequence, a single genomic window includes:
- the LOC137402624 gene encoding synaptonemal complex protein 1-like: MASNSTELKQLLSRYCDDTKEKEKLREVLKKTSVEDRYVAMLSCKGSNGWTPAVKSAVGKDIETIKSEQQKQLLTLTSSDGKKVKDLMTLPDLTYGYFSEQALKSSKKSVQELDLKVKAQTAELDSSKKSVQELDLKVKAQTAELNSSKKSVQELDRKVKAQAAELNSSNKSVHELDKKVKAQAEELSSSKKTAQDLDMEVKAQAATFQRMVEMQRDMQRETQRSLREIDEFNRRCFSTGDTGDQDHEDQLES, from the exons ATGGCCTCCAACAGCACTGAACTAAAACAACTGCTGAGTAGATATTGTGATGATACTAAAGAGAAAGAGAAGTTGAGAGAAGTGCTAAAGAAGACAAGCGTTGAAGATCGATATGTAGCCATGCTCTCATGTAAAGGTTCAAATGGTTGGACACCAGCAGTAAAATCAGCAGTAGGAAAAGATATAGAAACCATAAAGT CAGAGCAACAGAAACAGCTACTGACACTTACAAGTAGTGATGGAAAGAAAGTTAAGGATCTTATGACACTGCCAGACCTCACTTATGGATACTTCAGTGAACAAG cattGAAAAGTTCAAAGAAGAGTGTTCAGGAGTTGGATTTGAAAGTGAAGGCACAAACTGCAG AGTTAGACAGTTCAAAGAAAAGTGTTCAGGAGTTGGATTTGAAAGTGAAGGCACAAACTGCAG agtTAAACAGTTCAAAGAAAAGTGTTCAGGAGTTAGATAGGAAAGTAAAGGCACAAGCCGCAG AGTTAAACAGTTCGAACAAAAGTGTTCACGAATTGGATAAGAAAGTAAAGGCACAAGCTGAAG AACTGAGCAGCTCAAAGAAAACAGCACAGGACTTGGATATGGAAGTGAAGGCACAAGCTGCAA CTTTTCAAAGAATGGTGGAAATGCAGAGAGATATGCAACGAGAGACACAGAGATCATTAAGAGAAATAGATGAGTTTAACAGGAGATGTTTCTCTACTGGAGACACGGGAGATCAAGATCATGAGGATCAACTAGAATCAtga